The proteins below come from a single Trachemys scripta elegans isolate TJP31775 chromosome 16, CAS_Tse_1.0, whole genome shotgun sequence genomic window:
- the IER2 gene encoding immediate early response gene 2 protein: MEVQKEAQRIMTLSVWKMYNSRLQRGGLRLHRSLQLSLVMRSAREVYLSAKLEEDEEGRLGPQPCLGEEGAGQPPLPPAAASPGPPAPEERAAPADRGNAPGAVDPEPMETQDCSGDVPPAAPAPGAGRRPARGGSLPPPAKASRKRRSSSLDKPGAAEAGLVPTKKARLEAEEEEGERQPQGQDGPFPSLAKVLQTRFSGMLRGGPPKGPEPTPGCRPGDGVLSILVRAVVAF, translated from the coding sequence ATGGAGGTGCAGAAGGAAGCCCAGCGCATCATGACCCTGTCGGTGTGGAAGATGTACAACTCCCGCCTGCAGCGCGGCGGCCTGCGGCTACACCGGAGCCTGCAGCTCTCGCTGGTCATGCGGAGCGCCCGGGAGGTCTATCTCTCGGCCAAGCTGGAGGAGGACGAGGAGGGGCGGCTCGGGCCGCAGCCCtgcctgggggaggaaggggccggCCAACCCCCACTGCCGCCCGCCGCTGCCTCCCCAGGCCCGCCGGCGCCGGAGGAGCGGGCAGCCCCCGCGGACCGTGGAAACGCCCCGGGCGCAGTCGATCCGGAGCCCATGGAGACGCAGGACTGTAGTGGGGACgtgcccccggcggctccagcgcCCGGGGCCGGTAGGCGGCCGGCGCGGGGGGGTTCGTTGCCACCCCCGGCCAAAGCCAGCCGGAAACGGCGGAGCAGCAGCTTGGACAAGCCGGGGGCCGCCGAGGCCGGGCTGGTGCCCACCAAGAAAGCCCGGctggaggcggaggaggaggagggcgagcggcagccccagggacaggacggccccttccccagcctggccaaAGTCCTGCAGACCCGCTTCTCCGGGATGCTGCGGGGCGGCCCGCCCAAGGGCCCCGAGCCCACGCCGGGCTGCCGGCCCGGGGACGGGGTGCTCA